Below is a window of Bacillota bacterium DNA.
AACGGACCAGCTGCCGGGATATTGCAATCTACACACCCAATCACCATGTCTTGCTCTCTCTGGCTCCGGAGCTTCTTTTTGTCGATCCTTCCGATACTTATCGGCTATGGCTAAGCTTGTACCGCCCACCAGCCCGGCGGAGCAGGGCATTTACCGTGCGCATGCTCCAGAATCGTAATGATGCCCGGGAGATCAATAAAATATATAGCCGGTGCGGCATGATCGAAGCGCCGGAAGATACTATCCTGAAAAACCAGTTTACCAGGGTATTCTGCTACTACCTGGCAGAGAGAACTTCTGACGGGAAAGTGATCGGAGTGGTAAGCGGGATTGATCATAAAGAAGCATTCAATGATCCGACAAACGGGTCGAGTCTATGGTGCCTCTGTGTTGATCCGGATGCGCGGGCCAGCGGTGTGGGCCGGACGCTCGTCCGCGAGGTTGCCGAACATTTTATAGCGCGCGGCCGTGAATATCTTGATCTGTCGGTAATGCACGATAACAAAAAGGCAAAAAATCTTTATCGCTCACTCGGTTTCCGTAAGATCCCGGTCTTTGCGGTCAAGAAAAAAAATACTTTTAACCGCAAGCTCTATCTCGGGGGCCCGAAAAAATGAATAAAATGAATATGTATGCCCAGCTGCTGATCGATGAGGCGAAAAGACGGAATATTGAAGTTGATGAGATTGACTACCAATTTAACCTTTTTGCTCTGAAGTTCAGGGATAAAACCATCCACTGCCGCGAATCACTGACTGAAATGACTTCGGCCTATACGATGACGATTTGTTCGAATAAGTGGCTGACCTTAAAATTTTTGCGTGAAAAAGGATTAAGCGTGCCTCGCCAGCATCTTTGGCAGGAGAGGGAGAAGGGCCTGGAATTCCTGAGAAGCTGTAATAACCGCCTGGTAGTCAAGCCACTTAACGGCGAACAGGGCAGGGGTATCACGGTTGATGTGCGTACAGCAGCAGAACTGGACGAAGCTGTAGCGGAAGCGCTTAAATACGACAGCACAGTATTACTTGAGGAATTTAAATCCGGTCGGGATCTGCGAATAATCGTGATCGACTATAAATTTGTGGCAGCTATTGAAAGAATACCTGCTACTGTAACCGGGGACGGTACAAAAACCCTGGAGGAATTGATCATTAACCGCAATGAAGAACTGCTGGAAGCCACCGATGGCGAATCAAAAATTCCTGTTAATTCGGCGACTGCTCTGCTAGCCGAAGAGCAGGGGCTGGCCATGGATGAAATTCCTGCGGTCGGTAAAGCGGTAAAAGTTTGCCGACTGGCCAACTTCCATTCAGGGGGGACGATCGAAGATGTTACCGAAGCGGTGTCGAAAAAACTAAAAGATGCCGCGGAAGAGGCAGCCCGGATCCTTAAGATACCGGTAGTCGGACTTGATTTACTGGTGCCGGATATATCCGGAGATGATTACGAGATCATTGAAGCCAATGAACGGCCCGGGCTGGCCAATCACGAACCACAGCCCACAGCCGAAAGATTTATCGATTTTCTCTTCCCCGAAACAGCCGGTTAACCGGCTGTTTTATCTTCTTTCTTTATATCAACGAACTGGCCGCCGGTTACCTCGATAAGCTGGTTTACCTTGATCGGCAGCAGCGAATAATCTGTTCCCGCAGAGGTATAAACAGTTTCAAATCGTTTCATCGACAGGTCGATATAGATAGGGATAGTCTTGTCGATATCAAATGGACAGACTCCCCCGACCCGGTAGCCGGTGATCTTTTCGACCTCTTCCGGCTTTGCAATTTTAGCCCTGCCCCCGCCGAGCAGTTCCCGCACCTTTTTATCGCAGATCCGGATATCACCGGTGGCAACAAAAAGGCCGTACCGGTCACCGGAGCGAAAAAGAATCGACTTGGCGATCTGACCCAACTCAACATTGAGAGCCTTTGCCGCCTCCGGCGACGTTTTCGTTGCCTCTTCATGCTCGTAAGGCACCAGGTCCAAGTCAAACTTCTCTAAAAATTTTCGAGCCCTCTTTAGAGCCGGGTTCTCAGCCATAAAAACCACCCCACAATAATTTCCGGGACACATTAGTTAATTATATTTTCCGACAATTATTTTGCCCTATTCTACCCGCTGATAAGCGCGAACCTCTTTTTCCGGGTAGCGGGCAAAGACAATAATACCGATTAAAATAAAAAGTGCCGAAACCGGACCGGTCAACTGTATGCCCAGGGGCTGGGCGGCAGTGCTGCCGAAAAGCTGCAGGAGCAATCCTGTAATCAGAGTCGAAACACCCAAAGCCAGTTTCAGGATAAAACCCTGGGCTCCGAAATACATCGCTTCCCTGCGCTGTCCGGAAAGCGTTTCTTCCAGATCAGAAACCGCTGCTACAATCGCATCGGGTACGATAAAAATAACCGAGAGGGGAAGACCGGCCAGGGCCATCAGGATATAGGCCACCGTTTCCGGTGGCATCCCGAGAAGAGGTTGACCGAGGAAGTAGAATAGAGGCAGCAGCACAAAAAAGGCCACCAGGGCAAACATCATATTGATTTTCAAACCCAGTTTTTTCGATAATATATTAACAACGGGAAAAAAGAGAAGGGCAACTACGAAGGCAAGTCCGAAATAGATAGATGTATCATCTTCGGTCCCCTTGAGTAAGATCGTCACGTATAGCGGGATATTCAAAGTTATAATATTAAAGCCGAGCCAGAAAGTTACGTTGCCGATGAGGTAAATAACAAAAGCTCGGTTCTTAAAAGTTGTGCTTACTGCTTCAACTAACCCCAGCGTTGCCGGCTTGGATTGGGCGTAGTCTCTTTCTTTGATCAGCAGCGGAATGTAGAGCAGTATAAGTCCTATAACGGCCATAATCCAGATCATTCCGATAAAACTTGTCAGGCCGATTAATATTCCCGCTCCAATCAGGGCAACCCCGACACCGAGCAGGCTGAAAACAGCTTTATAGGTTGCCAAATCGACCCTGTCCCGGTTTGTGCGAGCCAGTTCGGGGAGCAGGGCCAGATAGGGGCAGACATAGGCAGTGAACAGGGTAAAGTAAAGACCGAGCATTACAGCAACATATATACTGTTCCAGGCCGAAATTTCAGCCACAGGAGGATAAAAAAGAAGAATAAAGACTGCAGAATAGGCGATACCGCTGAACAGCATAAATGGCATCCTTCTTCCGAAACGCCCGCTGTAGTTATCTGACCAGCGGGATATCAAGGGATCAGCGACAGCATCTACTACCCTTCCAAAAAACATGATTACCCCAAAAAGAAATGGAGGCATCAAGGCCTCGACCCCTTCCAGCGGACTGGTAATATAAAAATAGAAGAGCCAGGTAATCAAGACCCGGTCGATGATACTAAATCCGCCCGCTCCTGCACCGTAAGCGATTTTCCCCCACAAAGTAAGTTTTTTCAATTCAGCCATATTTACCGACCTGCTTTCTTATGGTTAGTAATTGCTCTTATCATTGTCCCGGCAAAAAGAATTTTCATTTATATTCGCCAGTGCATAAGCTAAAAAGCCGGCTGCAGAGGCAAAAGCAGCGCCGGTTGATACCCGGCCGGTTTCCGGATCGACTGTCTCGCAGAAAAATCCATTATCCATCTCAATATCTTTGAAAAAGTCTACACCGCCGATGTTGCAGGCCAGTAAGTCATTACAGGCGCCCATCGGCCAGGGGTTGGAAGAGTGCAGTGAACCGGCTTCCTCAAAGCGGCTGTCACGGTGAAAATACTCATTATCTGTTGAACGGATCCAGCGTACGGTGTTGATCAATTCAGAATCCTTCAGGGAGCAGAAACCGTAATGAGCCAGCAGTTGCAGGCTGCCAGGCGGGTTGTCGTATACGAAAAAGCGACCTTCTCCGTCAACAGCCCAGGCGAACATGGTTCCAAAAGGGCCCTTGATCATACAGTGTTCGTAGATTGAATGCTGAAGTTCCAGGGCTAAAACGGCAAAATCGCCCTTATTCTGCCAGAAATCATCAGCTTGAAGCCTGCCCAAAAAACTGAAGGCACACTGCAGAAGTGCGTTATTGTAGGTAAGGTAAGGGAAGGGAACAGGATCATCTGAAGGGTCAAGGAAAGTGCTGTAAAGACCGGAATGCGGGTCAAAGTATTCAAGCGCTTTTTCACTTAGCATATTCAAACCCTGCTGGATATGATTGCTTTCAAGAATTGTATAATCCTCGGATTTCTTAAGGTAGTGGGCAAGGGCAATAATAAAAGCGGCCAGCTGATCTAGCTCAAAACCGGGGTAGAGCACAGTGCCATCAATGTAGTGAGCATGTTCACCGGCATTTCTGATGTGCCTTTTAAATACCGCCAGCAGCAGCTCCCGGGCAGTTCCACGGTCTGTCATCAGGACAGCAGGAAAATTCCAGAGCAGGGCATCCCTGCTCCAGAATGCGGCACTCACGTAATAGCGAGGGCTGCGCGAGGTAACTGAAACAAGCTCTTCACCATCAAGCGTGCGTCCCAGGGCAAAAAAGTAACTGAAAAACATGTTACGGTTTAGCA
It encodes the following:
- a CDS encoding GNAT family N-acetyltransferase, producing MQAQKTASMHKRLERYNELSGFIEEDNEKKKRLNKPMKENISLDCGWGNLLFGQTFADHEALIKQFSRERTSCRDIAIYTPNHHVLLSLAPELLFVDPSDTYRLWLSLYRPPARRSRAFTVRMLQNRNDAREINKIYSRCGMIEAPEDTILKNQFTRVFCYYLAERTSDGKVIGVVSGIDHKEAFNDPTNGSSLWCLCVDPDARASGVGRTLVREVAEHFIARGREYLDLSVMHDNKKAKNLYRSLGFRKIPVFAVKKKNTFNRKLYLGGPKK
- a CDS encoding glycoside hydrolase family 125 protein; the encoded protein is MKRHPETNALLTVPELVTEESPVYLTGNEYVSLPWINDEAAITSVNVLRLDHRGLLEFGNSDDKPLIAPLLEVDGKEIVLNRKIDLHYRLDWIPTFNIDDQSDWKLSGEIAAPPGFKGFYYKLCFENRGMEKTAIRIGWQGAWNQFSLITFMRKPLESRQNLFIDKWTNTIILEGSAGLPLSALALAAEPKAEMTVENPGNLFSISTSVIIEPGAKYDITLFASVNLEAAGAGTGNVDLRRHGQANLEKRTVNWLENRRVETNRPELDALLNRNMFFSYFFALGRTLDGEELVSVTSRSPRYYVSAAFWSRDALLWNFPAVLMTDRGTARELLLAVFKRHIRNAGEHAHYIDGTVLYPGFELDQLAAFIIALAHYLKKSEDYTILESNHIQQGLNMLSEKALEYFDPHSGLYSTFLDPSDDPVPFPYLTYNNALLQCAFSFLGRLQADDFWQNKGDFAVLALELQHSIYEHCMIKGPFGTMFAWAVDGEGRFFVYDNPPGSLQLLAHYGFCSLKDSELINTVRWIRSTDNEYFHRDSRFEEAGSLHSSNPWPMGACNDLLACNIGGVDFFKDIEMDNGFFCETVDPETGRVSTGAAFASAAGFLAYALANINENSFCRDNDKSNY
- a CDS encoding YbaK/EbsC family protein, which gives rise to MAENPALKRARKFLEKFDLDLVPYEHEEATKTSPEAAKALNVELGQIAKSILFRSGDRYGLFVATGDIRICDKKVRELLGGGRAKIAKPEEVEKITGYRVGGVCPFDIDKTIPIYIDLSMKRFETVYTSAGTDYSLLPIKVNQLIEVTGGQFVDIKKEDKTAG
- a CDS encoding MFS transporter, which produces MAELKKLTLWGKIAYGAGAGGFSIIDRVLITWLFYFYITSPLEGVEALMPPFLFGVIMFFGRVVDAVADPLISRWSDNYSGRFGRRMPFMLFSGIAYSAVFILLFYPPVAEISAWNSIYVAVMLGLYFTLFTAYVCPYLALLPELARTNRDRVDLATYKAVFSLLGVGVALIGAGILIGLTSFIGMIWIMAVIGLILLYIPLLIKERDYAQSKPATLGLVEAVSTTFKNRAFVIYLIGNVTFWLGFNIITLNIPLYVTILLKGTEDDTSIYFGLAFVVALLFFPVVNILSKKLGLKINMMFALVAFFVLLPLFYFLGQPLLGMPPETVAYILMALAGLPLSVIFIVPDAIVAAVSDLEETLSGQRREAMYFGAQGFILKLALGVSTLITGLLLQLFGSTAAQPLGIQLTGPVSALFILIGIIVFARYPEKEVRAYQRVE
- a CDS encoding ATP-grasp domain-containing protein produces the protein MNKMNMYAQLLIDEAKRRNIEVDEIDYQFNLFALKFRDKTIHCRESLTEMTSAYTMTICSNKWLTLKFLREKGLSVPRQHLWQEREKGLEFLRSCNNRLVVKPLNGEQGRGITVDVRTAAELDEAVAEALKYDSTVLLEEFKSGRDLRIIVIDYKFVAAIERIPATVTGDGTKTLEELIINRNEELLEATDGESKIPVNSATALLAEEQGLAMDEIPAVGKAVKVCRLANFHSGGTIEDVTEAVSKKLKDAAEEAARILKIPVVGLDLLVPDISGDDYEIIEANERPGLANHEPQPTAERFIDFLFPETAG